The following are encoded in a window of Legionella geestiana genomic DNA:
- a CDS encoding thymidylate synthase translates to MRQYLDLLTHILENGVEKSDRTGTGTLSVFAYSMRFDLAKGFPLVTTKKLHTRSIVHELLWFLKGDTNIRYLKENGVSIWDEWADAEGNLGPVYGRQWRSWPLPNGESVDQIAAVVEQIRNNPDSRRLIVSAWNVAELPKMALVPCHALFQFYVARGRLSCQLYQRSADVFLGVPFNIASYALLTHLVAAQCGLDVGEFVWTGGDCHLYLNHLEQARTQLQREPLPLPTLKLLRKPDSLFDYRFEDIVFEGYQSHAAIRAPVAV, encoded by the coding sequence ATGAGACAATACCTCGATTTACTGACGCACATCCTTGAAAATGGTGTCGAAAAATCCGACCGCACCGGTACCGGCACGCTGTCGGTGTTTGCGTATTCCATGCGCTTTGACCTCGCAAAGGGCTTTCCGCTCGTTACCACCAAGAAACTCCATACGCGCAGCATTGTCCATGAACTGCTCTGGTTTCTAAAGGGTGATACCAATATCCGTTATCTGAAGGAAAACGGCGTCAGCATCTGGGATGAGTGGGCGGATGCCGAGGGCAATCTTGGCCCTGTTTACGGGCGTCAATGGCGCAGCTGGCCGCTGCCCAATGGCGAGAGTGTTGACCAGATTGCGGCAGTGGTCGAGCAGATTCGCAACAACCCCGATTCGCGACGGCTCATTGTGAGCGCCTGGAATGTCGCGGAACTGCCGAAAATGGCGCTGGTTCCCTGTCATGCGCTGTTTCAGTTTTATGTGGCGCGCGGCAGGCTTTCCTGTCAGTTGTACCAGCGTTCTGCCGATGTGTTTCTGGGCGTGCCTTTTAACATCGCCTCCTATGCGCTCTTGACCCACCTTGTGGCCGCACAGTGCGGGCTTGATGTAGGCGAGTTTGTCTGGACGGGGGGGGATTGTCACCTGTATCTCAATCACCTCGAGCAGGCGCGCACGCAGCTTCAACGCGAGCCGCTGCCCCTGCCGACATTGAAGCTTTTGCGAAAGCCAGACAGCCTCTTTGACTACCGCTTTGAAGACATCGTGTTTGAGGGCTATCAGTCGCATGCGGCCATTCGTGCGCCAGTGGCGGTTTAA